The sequence TGTCAGAATGTATTCTGCGGTTATCGGGTTGGGCGTATAAGTTTTTCGTGCTGTAGTTCGCATAGAGCCTAAATTCTGAGAATTAGGGGGAGAGAAAAGCCATGACCGAAGAACTCGCTTCTTTGACAGTTATCTTCACCGAATTTTACTACTGGGTAACAGTAGTGTTCATGTTCTTGATCCATGTCGGCTTCTGCATGTACGAAGTGGGCGCCTCCAGGTACCGCAACCACATGCACACCCTGCTCAAGAACACCATGCTGATCCCGTTGGTCACCCTGACCTTTTTCTTGTTTGGCTGGTGGATTTACTTTGCCTTCCCGAATGGCCCGGGCATTACCGGGGGCTTGGTCGAGGCGCCTTGGGCGTTGGCCTGGAGCGAGTTGATGGGCCCGCACATGGGCGGGACGCCCTCCGGCGAAATGGTATCCGCCGCCGATACCGCTTTCTGGGCGCGCATCAACGGCGTGTTTTGGGCGGCATTCCTGCTGTTCTCCTGGACCGCCGCCTCGATCGTGTCCGGTTCGGTCATTGAGCGCATACGGCCCGGCGCCTTCTGGATCCTGGCCGTGCTGATCGGCTCGGTAGCCTGGATCATAGACGCCGCCTGGGGCTGGCATCCGGATGGCTGGATGGTGCAGAAACTCGGCTACCACGACGCCTATGCCTCTGGCGTCATCCACGCCATCGCGGGCGGCTTCGCCCTGGGCATTCTGGTGGTCCTCGGGCCGCGCATCGGCAAATTCCGCGCCGACGGCACGCCGCGGGAAATCGTGCCGCATAACCCGTGGCTGGTGACGCTCGGGCTGTTCCTGATCTATACTGGCTTCTGGGGCTTCTACGCCGCCTGCAACGTGCCGATCATAGACGTGGACGCGGACGAGGCGCGGGTCTTTTTCTCGGCCACCAATATCTACCTGGGGCCAACGACGCTCTCCGGCATCACCTTCAATTTCCTGATGTCGCT is a genomic window of Gammaproteobacteria bacterium containing:
- a CDS encoding ammonium transporter, which gives rise to MTEELASLTVIFTEFYYWVTVVFMFLIHVGFCMYEVGASRYRNHMHTLLKNTMLIPLVTLTFFLFGWWIYFAFPNGPGITGGLVEAPWALAWSELMGPHMGGTPSGEMVSAADTAFWARINGVFWAAFLLFSWTAASIVSGSVIERIRPGAFWILAVLIGSVAWIIDAAWGWHPDGWMVQKLGYHDAYASGVIHAIAGGFALGILVVLGPRIGKFRADGTPREIVPHNPWLVTLGLFLIYTGFWGFYAACNVPIIDVDADEARVFFSATNIYLGPTTLSGITFNFLMSLTGGLMAGYLISKGDPFWTYSSGLAGIIAASAGNDLYHPIQAMLVGAVGVVCMYKMHYWMERKFKIDDAVGAVAVHGYAGFVGLVIAGFMLWGYPSSPNTDYATVSPIGQFIGAIIMFGVLGFLPAFIVAKILSSMDLLRIPRAVEIAGLDVRYDAQREEAVRDVNKAMLEEAQSKGIV